One Amaranthus tricolor cultivar Red isolate AtriRed21 chromosome 1, ASM2621246v1, whole genome shotgun sequence DNA window includes the following coding sequences:
- the LOC130826528 gene encoding cytochrome P450 734A1-like, with amino-acid sequence MDQEEEKRMMMKSLWANVVVLVAIVIVAKLVVQLWWRPRKVANHFSKQGIKGPPYQFFIGNMKELVDLMQKASSQPMTLTHNVLPRVLPFYHHWKKIYGATYLIWFGPTPRLTVADPGLIREIYSTKSEFYEKYESHPLVRKLEGNGLVHLNGEKWAHRRKTLSPIFHIENLKLMIPIMGKSVAHMLDKWSMMSNSGKVELEISEWFQNLTEEVITRTIFGASFDHGKKIYQLQAKQIIFAAESFQKVFFPGYRFLPTKRNRTTWKLDREIETSLMKLISHRKESLLEKRRGGLEEENEEEEECHKDLLDVLIRASLKRENNNNNNNNNNNSRKTRITENDIVEECKSFFFAGKHTTSNLMIWTSILLAMHPQWQQLAREEVMRVCGARDIPTKDDVSNLKTLTMIIYEVLRLYPPVVASIRRTKKEVDLGDHLNIKKGTELLIPILAVHHDPTIWGPDALEFNPTRFSQGVSRAATHPTAYMPFGVGGRQCIGQNLALLQAKLAIAMILQRFTFDLSPNYKHAPTVLMLLYPQFGAPIIFRSL; translated from the exons atggatcaagaagaagaaaaaagaatgatgatgaaaagCTTATGGGCAAATGTAGTAGTTTTGGTAGCCATAGTAATTGTAGCAAAGTTAGTAGTTCAACTATGGTGGAGACCAAGAAAAGTTGCAAACCATTTCTCCAAACAAGGAATTAAAGGCCCTCCTTATCAATTCTTCATTGGTAATATGAAAGAATTAGTTGACTTGATGCAAAAAGCTTCTTCTCAACCTATGACTCTTACCCATAATGTTCTTCCTAGAGTTCTTCCTTTCTATCATCATTGGAAGAAAATCTATG GTGCAACTTATCTAATATGGTTTGGACCCACACCAAGGCTAACGGTTGCGGATCCGGGTCTAATTAGGGAGATATACTCGACCAAATCCGAATTCTATGAAAAATATGAATCTCATCCTCTCGTAAGAAAACTTGAAGGAAATGGCCTTGTTCATCTCAATGGTGAAAAATGGGCTCATCGTAGAAAGACCCTTTCACCCATCTTCCACATTGAAAATCTCAAA TTGATGATACCTATAATGGGAAAGAGTGTGGCCCATATGTTGGACAAGTGGTCTATGATGTCAAATTCAGGCAAAGTTGAACTGGAAATTTCAGAATGGTTTCAAAATTTAACTGAAGAAGTTATTACTAGGACCATTTTTGGTGCTAGTTTTGATCATGGTAAAAAAATCTATCAATTACAAGCTAAGCAAATTATTTTTGCTGCTGAATCCTTTCAAAAAGTCTTTTTCCCTGGATACAG ATTCCTACCAACGAAGAGAAACAGAACGACGTGGAAATTGGATAGGGAAATCGAGACCTCATTAATGAAGTTGATTAGTCATAGGAAAGAAAGTCTCCTCGAGAAAAGACGTGGAGGATTGGAGGAAGAAaacgaagaagaagaagaatgtcATAAAGATTTATTAGACGTTTTAATACGAGCAAGTttaaaaagggaaaataataataataataataataataataataatagtagaaaGACGAGAATAACGGAAAATGATATAGTAGAAGAGTGTAAGAGTTTCTTTTTTGCTGGGAAACATACAACTTCAAATTTGATGATATGGACTAGTATTCTCTTAGCAATGCACCCTCAATGGCAGCAACTGGCACGTGAGGAAGTTATGAGGGTGTGTGGAGCACGTGATATCCCAACTAAAGATGATGTTTCAAATCTAAAAACG TTAACAATGATCATATATGAAGTCCTAAGACTGTACCCACCAGTGGTAGCATCAATCCGACGGACCAAAAAAGAAGTGGACCTTGGAGATCACCTCAACATCAAAAAAGGAACTGAGCTCCTAATTCCAATCCTAGCCGTCCATCATGATCCCACAATATGGGGCCCGGACGCATTGGAATTTAATCCGACCCGGTTTTCCCAAGGCGTGTCTCGAGCTGCAACCCACCCGACCGCCTACATGCCATTCGGAGTAGGCGGTCGTCAATGCATTGGACAAAACCTTGCATTGTTGCAAGCCAAATTAGCAATAGCAATGATCTTGCAAAGGTTCACTTTTGATCTATCACCCAATTATAAGCATGCACCAACAGTTTTAATGCTTCTATATCCTCAATTCGGAGCTCCAATTATATTTCGGAGCTTGTAA